In one window of Bombus vancouverensis nearcticus chromosome 10, iyBomVanc1_principal, whole genome shotgun sequence DNA:
- the Mcm3 gene encoding minichromosome maintenance 3, whose product MDIDRDQRLEEIQREYMDFLDDMEDQGIYTTLVKNMIEENNRRLYVNVNDLRRKNPIRASSLLNNSFEEHQAFQNALKQFVASIDTEYAKQNIDFFIAFEGSFGNKHVTPRTLTSRFLGNLVCVEGIVTKCSLVRPKVVRSVHYCSVTHTVIERTYTDFTSFEAFPQSAVYPTTDEDGNPLETEFGLSTYKDHQTLTIQEMPEKAPTGQLPRSIDVVCDNDLVDVCKPGDRVQIVGSFRCLPGKQGGYTTGTFRSILIANNIMQLSKEANLTISHDDVAKCKKLAKNNPCKNIFELLARSLAPSIHGHDYVKKAILCLLLGGVEKLLPNGTRLRGDINVLLIGDPSVAKSQLLRYVLCTAPRAIPTTGRGSSGVGLTAAVTIDNETGERRLEAGAMVLADRGIICIDEFDKMSDIDRTAIHEVMEQGKVTIAKAGIHVSLNARCSVLAAANPVYGRYDQYKTPMENIGLQDSLLSRFDLLFVMLDIVDSEQDQIISDHVVRMHRYRSTKEKDGEALPLGSKVDILSTKNPDQILPDENDTQIYQKYDPLLHGLLQSKSDQLLTISFMRKYIHIARCMKPKLTEEASEVIASEYSKLRSEESISSDVARTQPVTARTLETLIRLSTAHAKARLSKNVTADDAHAAIELVEFAYFKRVLEKEKKKRRRHDSEESAGGDEENENKKKRTKKSNAGEQDPYDFESDDDSHIDEATRRITRSQMKSTDSSQPSAPDSDQTVEPEATAAITEERLKVFRALLHKLFQQQRAQSLSLSTVREYINTQQSQEFTSSEITAAINKMSDANQIMAADDNIFLM is encoded by the exons tctattaaataattcttttgAAGAGCATCAAGCTTTCCAAAATGCGTTAAAGCAATTTGTTGCAAGCATTGACACAGAGTATGCAAAACAAAATATAGATTTTTTTATAGCATTTGAAGGAAGTTTTGGAAATAAACATGTTACACCAAGAACCCTTACATCACGCTTTTTAGGTAACTTAGTGTGCGTAGAAGGTATTGTTACAAAAT GTTCCTTGGTACGTCCAAAGGTTGTGAGAAGTGTTCATTATTGCAGTGTAACACATACAGTAATTGAACGAACATATACTGACTTCACTTCATTTGAAGCATTTCCACAGTCTGCTGTGTACCCAACTAca GATGAAGATGGTAATCCATTAGAAACAGAATTTGGCCTTTCTACATACAAAGATCATCAGACATTAACAATTCAAGAAATGCCAGAAAAAGCACCAACTGGTCAGCTACCAAGAAGTATAGATGTTGTATGCGATAATGATTTAGTAGATGTTTGTAAACCTGGAGACAGAGTTCAGATTGTTGGAAGCTTCAGATGTCTACCTGGTAAACAAGGAGGATATACAACAGGAACTTTCAG ATCGATCTTAATTGCTAACAATATCATGCAATTAAGCAAAGAAGCTAATTTAACTATTTCTCATGATGATGTTGCTAAGTGTAAAAAACTTGCAAAAAACAATCCTTGTAAAAATATCTTTGAACTACTTGCTAGATCACTAGCACCTTCCATTCATGGTCATGATTACGTGAAGAAAGCAATTTTATGTTTATTACTTGGTGGTGTTGAGAAATTATTACCTAATGGTACAAGATTAAGAGG AGATATTAATGTTTTGCTCATTGGTGATCCATCTGTTGCAAAGTCGCAACTTTTGCGCTACGTTTTGTGTACAGCTCCAAGAGCAATACCAACTACTGGCAGAGGATCATCTGGTGTGGGTTTAACAGCCGCAGTTACTATAGATAATGAGACAGGAGAACGTCGGCTTGAAGCTGGGGCTATGGTATTAGCGGATCGCGGAATTATTTGTATAGATGAATTTGATAAAATGTCAGATATTGACAGAACAGCTATTCATGAAGTGATGGAACAAGGAAAAGTAACAATTGCTAAAGCTGGAATACATGTTAGCTTAAATGCAAGATGTTCAGTACTGGCAGCTGCAAATCCAGTTTATGGAAGA TACGATCAATATAAGACACCAATGGAAAATATCGGACTCCAGGATTCATTGCTTTCACGTTTcgatttattatttgttatgcTAGACATTGTGGATTCTGAACAAGATCAAATAATCAGTGATCATGTTGTTAGGATGCATAGGTATAGAAgtacaaaagaaaaagatggagAGGCACTACCTCTAGGCAGTAAAGTAGATATATTAAGTACAAAAAATCCAGATCAAATCCTTCCTGATGAAAATGACACtcaaatttatcaaaaatatgacCCCTTATTGCATGGATTATTGCAATCTAAAAG CGATCAATTATTAACTATaagttttatgaggaaatataTTCACATAGCTCGTTGTATGAAACCAAAGCTTACAGAGGAAGCTAGTGAAGTAATTGCTTCCGAATATTCGAAATTACGATCTGAAGAATCAATAAGTTCTGATGTAGCAAGG ACTCAACCAGTAACAGCTCGTACTTTAGAAACATTGATTCGATTGTCTACTGCACATGCAAAGGCTCGTTTATCAAAAAACGTTACCGCAGATGATGCGcatgcagcaatagaattagtaGAATTCGCCTATTTCAAACGAGttctggaaaaagaaaagaagaaacgaaggcgACATGATAGCGAAGAAAGTGCAGGTGGAGACGAGGAGAACGAAAACAAGAAGAAACGTACAAAGAAGAGTAACGCGGGAGAACAAGATCCATATGATTTTGAAAGCGATGATGACAGCCACATTGATGAAGCTACAAGAAGAATTACTAGGTCGCAAATGAAATCGACTGATTCAAGTCAGCCATCAGCACCAGATTCTGATCAAACTGTAGAACCAGAAGCTACTGCAGCTATCACTGAAGAAAG ATTGAAGGTTTTCAGAGCACTTCTTCATAAGTTGTTTCAACAACAAAGGGCGCAATCACTTTCATTATCAACAGTACGCGAATATATCAATACTCAACAAAGTCAAGAATTTACATCGAGCGAAATTACCGCTGCAATTAATAAAATGTCTGATGCGAATCAAATTATGGCCGCAGATGATAATATCTTCCTTATGTAA